In one uncultured Methanoregula sp. genomic region, the following are encoded:
- a CDS encoding 50S ribosomal protein L39e has translation MSKLSKGRKIRLAKACDQNRRVPQWVMVRTKRSVVAHPKRRNWRKSTLKV, from the coding sequence ATGAGCAAATTAAGCAAAGGCAGGAAAATCCGGCTGGCAAAGGCATGCGACCAGAACCGCCGCGTGCCCCAGTGGGTAATGGTCAGGACCAAACGCTCCGTGGTTGCGCACCCGAAACGGCGCAACTGGCGCAAGAGCACGCTGAAGGTGTAA
- a CDS encoding ribonuclease P: MKVRSKNPASKKIARERIWVLFGQARQEFHTHPERSNRYVELARKIAMRQRIRIDRDLRRQYCHHCYAYLVPGQNMRVRVHRGNVVVTCRTCNRRTRYRVVRPDGKTS; the protein is encoded by the coding sequence ATGAAGGTGCGATCCAAGAACCCGGCATCCAAAAAGATTGCCCGGGAACGTATCTGGGTGCTCTTCGGGCAGGCCCGGCAGGAATTTCATACCCACCCGGAACGGTCCAACCGCTACGTGGAACTTGCCCGGAAGATCGCAATGCGCCAGAGAATCCGGATTGACCGGGATCTCCGCCGCCAGTACTGCCATCACTGTTATGCCTACCTTGTCCCGGGACAGAACATGCGGGTGCGGGTGCACCGTGGCAACGTTGTTGTCACCTGCAGGACCTGCAACCGGAGAACACGATACCGCGTGGTGAGACCAGATGGAAAAACAAGCTGA
- a CDS encoding DNA-binding protein, with product MGDDELAEIRRRRMAQLQQQAGDQQGMQEELERQQRQKSQIQMILMQVLEPDARERLNTIKLTKPEFAGAVEQQLVALAQSGRLKQKITDAQFKELLRQLAPAKRDYSITRR from the coding sequence ATGGGAGACGACGAGCTAGCAGAAATCCGCAGACGCAGGATGGCACAGCTGCAGCAGCAGGCTGGCGACCAGCAGGGTATGCAGGAAGAGCTCGAACGCCAGCAGCGGCAGAAGTCTCAGATCCAGATGATACTCATGCAGGTTCTCGAGCCCGATGCACGGGAACGGCTGAATACCATCAAGCTTACCAAGCCGGAATTTGCCGGTGCGGTCGAGCAGCAGCTTGTGGCACTTGCCCAGAGTGGCAGGCTCAAGCAGAAGATAACTGATGCACAGTTCAAGGAGCTGCTCAGGCAGCTCGCGCCTGCAAAGCGGGATTACTCCATAACCAGAAGATAA
- the rpl18a gene encoding 50S ribosomal protein L18Ae: MVDQKFEVKGTFLMGEDWMPYTKVIVAPNERQAEERTFAVIGSKHNLKRRYIKVDAIKAV, encoded by the coding sequence ATGGTAGATCAGAAGTTTGAAGTGAAAGGCACATTTTTGATGGGCGAGGACTGGATGCCGTACACGAAAGTGATTGTGGCACCCAACGAGAGGCAGGCCGAGGAGCGCACGTTTGCGGTCATCGGCAGCAAGCACAACCTGAAACGCCGCTACATCAAGGTAGATGCCATCAAGGCTGTATAA
- the purN gene encoding phosphoribosylglycinamide formyltransferase: protein MKKRIAVIASGRGSNFQAVVDAIGAGLVPATCVALITDNPKAYAIERAEKAGIPRIVIDYATFPSREAYERALLSAMQDLNADLFVLAGYMRILGSPIVRAFPGKMVNIHPALLPSFTGLHAQRQAVQYGVKVAGCTVHFVDESLDGGPIILQRCVPVLDGDDEDSLAERILEQEHIAFPEAIRLFCEDRLEIVGRKVRIH from the coding sequence ATGAAAAAACGCATTGCAGTGATTGCATCAGGACGGGGCTCGAATTTCCAGGCAGTAGTGGATGCTATCGGGGCCGGTCTCGTTCCAGCCACCTGCGTAGCGCTCATCACGGATAACCCAAAGGCGTACGCCATCGAGCGGGCAGAGAAGGCCGGGATTCCCCGGATTGTCATCGATTATGCAACGTTTCCCTCGCGTGAGGCGTACGAACGTGCACTCCTGTCTGCCATGCAGGATCTCAATGCGGATCTCTTTGTCCTTGCCGGCTACATGCGGATCCTCGGGTCGCCGATAGTCCGGGCATTCCCGGGAAAGATGGTGAACATCCACCCGGCCCTCCTGCCCAGCTTTACCGGCCTCCATGCCCAGCGCCAGGCGGTGCAGTATGGGGTGAAAGTTGCCGGCTGCACCGTCCATTTCGTGGACGAGAGCCTTGACGGCGGCCCGATAATTCTCCAGCGGTGCGTCCCGGTGCTTGATGGGGATGATGAGGACTCGCTTGCGGAAAGGATTCTCGAACAGGAGCATATCGCGTTCCCGGAAGCGATCCGGCTCTTCTGCGAGGACCGGCTTGAGATTGTGGGACGGAAAGTGCGGATACATTAA
- a CDS encoding YhbY family RNA-binding protein — MEKQADNSMQDLKPTVWIGKQGCTDTMIEEIVAQLKKRKMIKVKWLQNTDVDPDAVAQQAKAQLVEVRGRTMVLADKKRAAPKK; from the coding sequence ATGGAAAAACAAGCTGACAATTCCATGCAGGACCTCAAGCCGACCGTCTGGATCGGCAAACAGGGCTGCACTGATACCATGATTGAGGAGATCGTGGCACAACTGAAGAAGCGAAAGATGATCAAAGTGAAGTGGCTCCAGAATACCGACGTCGATCCCGATGCAGTGGCGCAGCAGGCGAAAGCGCAGCTCGTCGAAGTCCGGGGCCGGACCATGGTGCTCGCTGATAAGAAAAGGGCAGCCCCAAAAAAGTAA
- a CDS encoding 50S ribosomal protein L31e, giving the protein MAEKMQEHVYIIPLREARRMPRWKRSNGAIKDIRNYLAKHMKSEDVKLDQAINEKVWARGSSKPPSKIRVRAMKMEDGQVQAELAPES; this is encoded by the coding sequence ATGGCAGAAAAGATGCAGGAGCACGTATATATTATCCCCTTAAGGGAAGCCCGGCGGATGCCCCGCTGGAAGCGGAGCAACGGCGCTATCAAGGATATCAGGAACTACCTTGCAAAGCACATGAAGAGCGAGGATGTCAAACTCGACCAGGCCATCAACGAGAAGGTCTGGGCCCGGGGCAGCTCCAAGCCGCCGTCAAAGATCCGGGTTCGCGCCATGAAGATGGAGGACGGGCAGGTTCAGGCAGAACTTGCACCGGAATCGTAA
- a CDS encoding alpha hydrolase, with amino-acid sequence MKIGVLYSGGKDSSLAAIMLGTYYEVELNTFVFDPLRQIPTLEAAACALGFPLKKRVFKEGLLDEMVDLVISCGYPNDAINRVHQTAVESLAGEYNVVGDGTRFNDRVPMLTREAVQSLGNRTGCSYVRPLLGYVKPEVDRLVNRFLVVQYGETGTIQNGDYESEIREAFRARGLDPSSLFPAHHDQSLVVGRKDNFIR; translated from the coding sequence ATGAAGATTGGAGTGCTCTACAGCGGTGGAAAGGACAGTTCCCTTGCAGCAATAATGCTGGGTACGTATTACGAGGTCGAACTCAACACGTTTGTGTTCGACCCCCTCCGCCAGATCCCGACATTGGAGGCTGCGGCCTGTGCACTGGGGTTTCCCCTAAAAAAGAGAGTATTTAAGGAAGGGTTGTTGGACGAGATGGTTGATCTGGTAATATCGTGCGGGTACCCGAACGATGCAATCAACAGAGTGCACCAGACGGCTGTCGAGTCTCTTGCGGGTGAATATAACGTGGTCGGGGACGGTACACGATTCAATGACCGCGTCCCGATGCTCACCCGCGAAGCAGTCCAGAGTCTTGGCAACCGGACCGGGTGTTCGTACGTGCGACCCCTCCTCGGGTATGTCAAGCCCGAAGTCGACCGGCTGGTGAACCGGTTTCTCGTTGTCCAGTATGGCGAGACCGGGACGATCCAAAACGGCGATTACGAGTCAGAGATCAGGGAGGCATTCCGTGCCCGCGGGCTGGACCCGTCCTCCCTGTTCCCGGCACATCACGACCAGTCGCTGGTCGTGGGCAGGAAAGATAATTTTATCAGGTGA
- a CDS encoding type 1 glutamine amidotransferase family protein, with translation MPVIYLYILDTMADWEPAFVLSELHSGRFLKDPSLRYTVQLCGRTKAMITSMGGLPLVPGVLFEEIVPGRDDLVLLPGAEHWLDPDQKPVIEKVRRMLDGGVAVAAICGATLALAEAGLLDSRPHTSNDLGALRQFCPGYKGESHYVNEPAVTDGNLITAGGLAPIEFAYHVFRKLGVMNDDSLEAWYQLFSTRKPEYFFSLMQSLPGKPEVP, from the coding sequence ATGCCTGTCATTTACCTGTACATCCTCGATACTATGGCGGACTGGGAGCCGGCATTCGTCCTTTCCGAACTGCATTCCGGCCGGTTCCTGAAAGATCCAAGCCTGCGGTATACTGTACAACTCTGCGGCCGTACAAAGGCCATGATCACGAGCATGGGAGGCCTGCCTCTCGTGCCCGGCGTCCTGTTTGAGGAGATTGTACCTGGCCGGGATGATCTGGTTCTCCTGCCGGGTGCGGAGCACTGGCTCGATCCGGACCAGAAGCCGGTGATCGAAAAAGTCCGCCGGATGCTTGACGGAGGAGTTGCGGTTGCCGCCATCTGCGGGGCAACGCTTGCTCTTGCAGAGGCCGGCCTGCTCGATTCCCGACCCCACACGAGCAACGACCTTGGGGCACTCAGGCAGTTCTGCCCCGGTTACAAAGGCGAATCGCATTACGTAAATGAGCCGGCAGTGACGGATGGCAACCTGATCACGGCAGGCGGGCTTGCCCCAATAGAGTTTGCGTATCATGTGTTCCGGAAGCTGGGCGTGATGAACGACGATTCGCTTGAGGCCTGGTACCAGCTCTTTTCAACCCGGAAACCGGAATACTTCTTCTCCCTGATGCAGTCCCTGCCGGGTAAGCCAGAGGTGCCCTGA
- a CDS encoding ABC transporter permease, whose amino-acid sequence MDIIYTIWLRNMKRYIRSKSRIVGSIAMPLFFLLFLGFGLNSVVSLSGLNENYIQFLIPGMVAMSVLFTSVFSGIQIIWDKQFGFLKETLVAPVTRLEIMLGQVAGGATTAVLQGLMILVLSLLIGLSVKTIPGFLVAVGFMILIGIGFTAFGIAIASRMDDMSGFQLIMNFVIFPIFGLSGALFPISSLPGWLGPITMLDPLTYGVEGIRYGLTGVSQINPVVSLAVIGIFTVIMTLLGAYLFRKIVI is encoded by the coding sequence ATGGACATTATCTATACCATCTGGCTCCGGAACATGAAGCGGTATATACGGTCAAAGAGCCGGATTGTCGGGAGCATTGCGATGCCGCTCTTCTTCCTCCTCTTCCTCGGCTTCGGGCTGAACTCGGTGGTCAGCCTTTCGGGGCTTAATGAGAACTACATCCAGTTCCTCATCCCGGGCATGGTTGCGATGAGCGTGCTCTTCACCTCGGTCTTTTCGGGTATCCAGATCATCTGGGACAAGCAGTTCGGGTTTTTGAAAGAGACGCTTGTCGCTCCCGTTACCCGGCTTGAGATCATGCTCGGACAGGTCGCCGGAGGAGCCACGACTGCGGTTTTACAGGGGCTGATGATCCTTGTCCTGTCGCTCCTGATAGGCCTCTCGGTAAAAACGATACCCGGTTTTCTTGTCGCTGTCGGGTTCATGATCCTTATCGGGATCGGGTTCACGGCCTTTGGTATCGCCATCGCATCGCGGATGGACGACATGAGTGGTTTCCAGCTCATCATGAACTTCGTCATATTCCCGATATTTGGTCTCTCGGGCGCACTCTTCCCCATCAGCTCGCTGCCCGGCTGGCTCGGGCCGATCACCATGCTTGATCCTCTCACGTACGGGGTGGAGGGGATCCGTTACGGACTCACCGGGGTCTCGCAGATCAACCCTGTCGTCAGTCTCGCGGTCATCGGCATCTTCACGGTGATAATGACCCTGCTCGGAGCGTACCTGTTCAGGAAAATAGTAATCTGA
- a CDS encoding ATP-binding cassette domain-containing protein: MTTAVHVENLTRRFGDLVAVDHISFEIGQGEIFGLLGPNGAGKTTTLSMLATMLRPTEGSATINGIDVERDEDAVRRSIGIVFQDQSLDEELTAWENMDFHGRLYRIPTDTRNQRIHELLALVGLVERKDDIVKTFSGGMRRRLEIARGLLHHPSVLFLDEPTLGLDPQTRNHLWEYIATLSREKGITIILTTHYMEEADRLCNRVAIIDHGKIIALDTPRNLKDGIGGDVITITSPDPAAITAILRQPWISRMDTHDDSVVISLRNAEQNISTIVTILVGAQIPITSISVHKPTLEDVFLFFTGKTIRDQEASSTEIMRQHMKLMRH, encoded by the coding sequence ATGACAACCGCAGTACATGTAGAAAACCTCACCCGGCGATTCGGCGATCTCGTTGCCGTGGATCATATATCTTTCGAGATCGGGCAGGGAGAGATCTTCGGCCTCCTCGGGCCCAACGGTGCCGGCAAAACGACAACCCTCTCAATGCTTGCCACCATGCTCAGGCCAACCGAAGGGAGTGCCACCATCAACGGCATTGACGTTGAGCGGGACGAGGACGCGGTCAGGAGATCGATTGGCATCGTCTTCCAGGACCAGAGTCTTGACGAAGAACTCACGGCATGGGAGAACATGGATTTCCATGGCAGGCTCTATCGCATCCCCACGGATACGAGGAACCAGCGCATCCACGAGCTCCTGGCTCTCGTCGGGCTCGTTGAACGAAAAGATGACATTGTCAAGACCTTCTCGGGCGGGATGCGTCGACGCCTAGAGATTGCCCGGGGACTGCTCCACCACCCCTCGGTTCTTTTTCTCGATGAACCCACACTCGGACTTGACCCCCAGACCCGAAACCACCTATGGGAATATATCGCGACCCTGAGCCGTGAGAAGGGGATCACGATCATACTCACCACGCATTACATGGAGGAGGCAGACCGGCTCTGCAACCGCGTTGCCATCATCGATCACGGCAAGATCATCGCGCTCGACACTCCCCGGAACCTCAAGGACGGGATCGGCGGTGATGTCATAACCATAACCTCGCCGGACCCTGCTGCGATAACTGCAATCCTCCGCCAGCCCTGGATCAGCCGCATGGACACGCACGATGACAGCGTTGTCATCAGCCTCCGGAACGCTGAACAGAATATCAGCACGATTGTTACCATCCTTGTCGGAGCTCAGATCCCAATCACTTCGATCTCGGTCCACAAGCCGACCCTGGAAGACGTGTTCCTCTTCTTCACCGGTAAGACCATCCGTGACCAGGAAGCAAGCAGCACAGAGATCATGCGGCAGCATATGAAACTGATGAGGCACTAG
- a CDS encoding histidine kinase N-terminal 7TM domain-containing protein has protein sequence MIAITLLIAFCLISAFITFGLGIFVYTKNPKSEVNRLFFASMIVATYWALGEFLVWYPGTYDEFFFWLKVSSLWPFGIALIFHFVLTFTGHPFSKPEKSWMLICFLYIPATLFSLLGIFTSGIYTIEPGIETPFCYLPTPGSLLNLVVSLYIVLLMASAILVCFMAWRNAPPGKHRRQNRLVTVAVSTVVFFGALSGIFLPPLGFHIPNLVFIGIVLLSEIIVYAIIRYGLFTLSPETAVPDLIRMMPDGLILADTDGRVLTENISAVRILGVSGKDLQGRPLGKYLPAASYDSLCQSLLDTGTVLDFEVLLDPELHKIISISGSLVRDPEGEPAGFIFILRDITDRKATEKALATANEKISLLTQLTRHDISNLITALDGYLLLLQEKKCSEEDDSLYLRSCIDIVEKIGHQLQFTREYQDIGLHHPHWQSLDEIVELAKSDLSLTGITITKSIIPVEIFADPLVVKVFYNILENAVRHGEHITAINISAGIVQNRELRIVIEDNGIGVSDKDKERIFRYGCGKNSGLGLALSRDVLAVTGIRLIETGTPGKGARFEILIPASGWRDL, from the coding sequence ATGATTGCCATAACCCTGCTCATAGCATTCTGCCTGATATCCGCATTCATTACCTTCGGCCTTGGTATTTTTGTGTACACAAAAAATCCAAAATCCGAGGTCAACCGTCTCTTTTTTGCCTCTATGATCGTAGCAACCTACTGGGCACTCGGGGAATTTCTTGTCTGGTATCCCGGCACGTATGACGAGTTCTTCTTCTGGCTGAAAGTGAGTTCACTCTGGCCGTTTGGCATAGCGCTGATCTTCCACTTTGTGCTCACGTTCACCGGTCACCCATTCTCAAAACCCGAGAAGAGCTGGATGCTCATCTGTTTTCTCTACATCCCGGCGACACTCTTCTCGCTTCTTGGGATATTTACGAGTGGTATCTATACCATCGAACCCGGGATTGAAACCCCTTTTTGTTACCTCCCCACCCCGGGAAGTCTTCTCAATCTGGTAGTCTCGCTTTATATTGTCCTCCTCATGGCCAGCGCCATCCTGGTCTGTTTTATGGCGTGGAGGAACGCGCCCCCGGGAAAACACCGCAGGCAGAACCGCCTGGTCACCGTTGCTGTTTCCACGGTGGTCTTTTTTGGTGCCCTGTCAGGGATTTTCCTTCCCCCTCTCGGGTTTCATATACCCAACCTGGTCTTTATCGGGATCGTCCTCCTCTCAGAGATCATCGTATACGCTATCATCCGGTACGGCCTCTTCACGCTCAGCCCGGAGACAGCAGTCCCCGATCTCATCCGTATGATGCCGGACGGCCTGATCCTGGCTGACACTGACGGCCGGGTCCTCACGGAAAATATTTCAGCAGTCCGTATTCTCGGGGTTTCAGGAAAAGATCTCCAGGGCCGCCCGCTTGGGAAATACCTTCCCGCAGCATCGTATGATTCTCTTTGCCAGTCCCTCCTGGATACCGGTACCGTCCTGGACTTTGAAGTCCTTCTCGATCCGGAGCTCCATAAAATAATCAGCATCTCCGGATCTCTTGTAAGGGACCCGGAAGGAGAACCTGCCGGGTTTATATTCATCCTCCGGGACATAACCGACAGGAAAGCGACTGAGAAAGCCCTTGCCACGGCGAACGAGAAGATCTCGCTCCTTACCCAGCTCACCCGCCATGATATCAGCAATCTCATTACCGCCCTTGACGGCTACCTCCTGCTCCTGCAGGAGAAGAAATGCAGTGAGGAAGACGATTCGTTATACCTCCGCTCGTGCATAGACATTGTGGAAAAGATCGGTCACCAGCTCCAGTTCACCCGCGAGTACCAGGATATCGGTCTCCACCACCCGCACTGGCAGTCTCTGGACGAAATTGTCGAGCTGGCAAAAAGCGATCTTTCCCTTACAGGTATCACGATAACGAAATCTATCATCCCGGTCGAGATCTTTGCCGATCCGCTGGTTGTCAAAGTATTCTATAATATCCTTGAGAATGCAGTCCGGCATGGGGAACACATTACTGCTATCAATATCTCCGCCGGAATAGTGCAAAACCGGGAGCTCCGGATTGTAATCGAAGACAATGGTATTGGTGTTTCTGACAAGGATAAGGAACGGATCTTCCGGTACGGGTGCGGAAAGAACTCCGGTCTTGGGCTGGCACTTTCCCGCGATGTTCTGGCAGTGACCGGCATCCGGCTTATCGAGACTGGTACCCCTGGAAAAGGGGCACGATTCGAGATTCTTATCCCGGCTTCCGGATGGCGCGATCTCTGA
- a CDS encoding 30S ribosomal protein S19e gives MTTVYDVPADHIIRRTAEELKKRKEIVPPAWAAFAKTGVHKEMPPEDPDWWFTRAAAVLRRVYVDGPLGVERMRSFYGGNKNRGSRPNAFRKGSGSVLRKALQQLEAAGLIIHDKTGRRISPEGMKFLDNLSQEVKTNPPAPVPKRVKPVAEPEAKKADGKKEKKAKGGDKAAAAEGADGAKAEKKTSKKKSEKTEAPQ, from the coding sequence ATGACAACAGTATATGACGTCCCCGCGGACCATATCATCAGACGGACCGCCGAGGAGCTCAAGAAGCGGAAGGAGATCGTTCCGCCCGCATGGGCTGCCTTTGCGAAGACCGGGGTACACAAAGAGATGCCCCCCGAAGACCCCGACTGGTGGTTCACCCGGGCAGCAGCAGTATTGAGACGCGTCTATGTCGACGGCCCCCTGGGTGTCGAACGGATGCGGAGTTTCTACGGCGGCAACAAGAACCGCGGCTCAAGACCGAACGCATTCCGCAAGGGAAGCGGGTCTGTGCTCCGAAAAGCCCTCCAGCAGCTTGAAGCAGCCGGCCTTATCATCCACGACAAGACCGGACGCCGGATATCCCCTGAAGGCATGAAGTTCCTTGACAACCTCTCGCAGGAAGTCAAGACGAACCCGCCGGCACCCGTGCCCAAGCGTGTCAAGCCCGTAGCCGAACCCGAAGCCAAGAAGGCAGACGGCAAGAAGGAGAAGAAGGCCAAGGGCGGCGACAAGGCGGCAGCAGCAGAAGGCGCTGACGGCGCAAAGGCCGAGAAGAAGACTTCCAAGAAGAAGTCCGAGAAGACTGAAGCACCCCAGTGA
- a CDS encoding translation initiation factor IF-6, producing the protein MERTITFAGDPNIGVFARVVGDIAIIPPDSPEEFKTAVRDALKVQLVETTIQGSSIIGSLVAGNSRGVVVSGLATEEEVGLLAEYREVLLLTEHMNAAGNVILANDTFAAVHPDMPSEMGKAIAEFLGVELVSLTLGGVKTVGMAGVATNKGVIVHPRASGAELARLETVAKVPVGTGTINMGSNLVGTGLLVNESGYIAGNATSGFELGRVEDVFGFLE; encoded by the coding sequence ATGGAACGCACGATCACGTTCGCAGGCGATCCGAACATCGGGGTGTTTGCCCGGGTTGTCGGGGATATCGCCATTATTCCCCCGGATTCTCCGGAGGAGTTCAAAACAGCAGTACGGGACGCTCTCAAGGTACAGCTTGTCGAGACCACGATCCAGGGAAGTTCAATTATCGGCTCCCTGGTTGCCGGCAACAGCCGGGGTGTCGTGGTGTCCGGGCTTGCTACTGAAGAGGAAGTCGGATTACTGGCTGAGTACCGCGAAGTGCTGCTCTTAACGGAGCACATGAATGCCGCGGGGAACGTGATCCTTGCAAACGATACTTTTGCTGCAGTTCACCCGGATATGCCTTCCGAAATGGGCAAGGCAATCGCGGAGTTCCTTGGTGTTGAACTGGTATCCCTGACTCTTGGCGGAGTCAAAACCGTCGGGATGGCAGGAGTTGCAACCAACAAGGGTGTCATCGTGCACCCGCGGGCTTCCGGGGCAGAACTTGCACGGCTCGAAACTGTTGCCAAGGTGCCGGTCGGGACCGGTACCATCAACATGGGCAGCAATCTCGTCGGCACCGGTCTGCTCGTGAACGAGAGCGGGTACATAGCCGGCAATGCAACGAGCGGGTTTGAACTGGGCAGGGTAGAAGACGTATTTGGATTTCTGGAGTGA